A region of the Deltaproteobacteria bacterium genome:
AATATCAACAACCAATTTTTTCGTTTAACCATGTCCTCTCCTTTCTTTGTAAAATTATGTATTTTCTGGTTTAATTTCGTCGCTATGATCTTCTTCTCCTGCCGATTTTATACTTTTGGCGAGGGTTTTCAGTTTCTCATTCACTCGACGGTTAACTGTATCAGCCGGAGAATTGCCGCTTTCATCCACCTTCCCCGCTTCAATTCCTGTCAGAATGGTAATGCCTTCATCAATGGTACTCACGGGATAGATATGAAAATTGTTTTCGGCTACAGACGTTACTACATCCTTTCTTAGCATTAGATCTTTAACATTCAAGGCTGGGATAATAACCCCTTGAGTTCCGGTTAAT
Encoded here:
- a CDS encoding ATP-dependent protease, which codes for LTGTQGVIIPALNVKDLMLRKDVVTSVAENNFHIYPVSTIDEGITILTGIEAGKVDESGNSPADTVNRRVNEKLKTLAKSIKSAGEEDHSDEIKPENT